From the genome of Oxyura jamaicensis isolate SHBP4307 breed ruddy duck chromosome 2, BPBGC_Ojam_1.0, whole genome shotgun sequence:
TGCAGATAGAAGTCTAACTATTTCAGAGGTACAACAATTTGTCATTTGGTATCAAAGGGCCCATGTTCTGTTCTGCGTAAACTGGACTGACAAAGAGCATTTTTCAGTAAGGCTTTGTGGACTCTGGTGTTCTTGAAGGGCCACTTGTTCTTCAAACTTGCTTAAACAGATTAAATTTAAGAGAAACAATCTTTGTATGTGTAAATTTCCATGAATCAAGTAACCACAAGCTATTTGGGATAACTCAAGgcctttctgcagaaaagaatgCCCCTTCTGgggttttagaaaaaaatggtagTTTATATTTCGTGTTGTAAATGGAAACAACCAATTAACTTACTATTTCCATAAAACTCATTTCATATGACTCTATCCAATggggaaaaccaaaacaaacaggtACTGAAGAGGTTGCTTCTCGAAGTACAAATGCCAAATGATGAACAAGTCCTACATTAGAGGAAGATCTAGCATGCATCTTCAACACTGTACGGAGAAATCATCAAGGACAAGAATTAACTGTTAAAAACTATACAAGGAAACGTtgccttcttttaaaaaggtatATCGAAATAATTACACTGATTAATAAAACACTGATATTCACAACTCATCTGAATTAAACTGGTTTACaccttcagggaaaaaaaaaaaagtcaaaatagtacagaacatttttgtttcctcttaaaaagcagaaagagtgCCACTCTGTCCAAAATAAACTGTTGCTGTATATAAATGTGTGTCAACCTTCTTGTGAATTCTGGTCAGGGGATACAGAACAAAGGGCCATCTTTCCTCCTGAATTTTTAGTTATCAAATGCCTATATAAATCAATCTTTGTTTCTACCTAATTCATTACAGAATTGCCACAACTACAGTAAGATGTAAAAGATTTCAATAAATTCCTCTGAGAACTACTGAGGTTATTTTATGAAACAATTTGGATCTTTCTTTAATTCACCTATGTTCAcaaatatatattgtatatgcACCTTGAATATAAGAACTGAATGAAAGCAGTcaaaaaaaagacatggaaacTGAGGTGTGAGGCACTCAGTGCCCTTCCTACTTCTGATTATtattactgtgtttttatttttgtgtgttttttttttaaataccaccACTGAAGAAACCCAATGCAAATACAGTCCCCAAACCCACACCAAACTGCTTTGCTGTGCATCTTTCCCAGCAGGTTTTCACACTTGCTTCTTCAGTCAGAACATCTGGAGGCTTACAAAAGCATGACCTGTATTTCTCCATCAGTCAAGTTTGTGTGACGTTTTTTCCAGATCTGGAAGTTTTTCAATCAGTGCTTTATGGTTCATGTTGATACTGGCTATAAGTCCCCCCTCATTGCCATCTGAGCCAGTGTAACTGATTTCTTCACCAGTCAGGGTAGTCATATGGCCACCCAATGCTCTCAACACCGCATTTCCAGCACAGATGTCCCACTTCTTAATATAGGTGACATGGATATACACATCAGCTTCTTCTTGATTCTTTTCAGCTACGTCAAGGAGGGCCAGCACTTTATAACCTACAAGAATTGGTTGGAATAAGAAAGTTAAACCAAGTTTCCGAATTCCATTACAAAGGATAAATCTAGCAGTGTTCACAAGATACACATGCAAACTACAGGAAGGTGATGTCATGAACTATATCATGCCAGTTCAGTATAATGGTGGAAGCACCAAAAACTGCCTGCCACCTGacccataaaacaaaacaaaagcaaaccccCAAGATTTATAGACACCCATTATCAATGTGTTACAAAGTCTTGTTCTTCTAACGAGTCTCATCAGATAAGTCTGTAAACTTGAACATAGCTTTGCTCTTACTTTCACTTACTTATTTCTCAATCTTTATATTATGCTAAAGCCTAccatctttctgcctttttattacAATAGAAGAAAGATGCATATCCCAGTCTATTACAACAACTTAGCTCAGGGCCATTTTCTTCTATCATACATTATGCAGTACAAAGTCACTGCTCAAAACAGCATTCTTTATTttacggatttttttttttttctatttttcaacTGTTCATCCAATATTCTTGTTTTGTTAAGctatatctttttcttctcatacaGTCAAGACCAGGAAAAGATCTAATATAATCAGTTACATTTTCATCACCTctatcaaaagaaaattcatttagATTGATTATCAAGAACCTGTGCAAGATAATCTTCTCTAGCTTTTCACattaaagacaaagaaagatacatttttgtaaaatctgagttctgcacagcttttgcgAGACTTACAAACAGCTATTGCTTCACACTGGTGTCTCATATATTTGCATTCTGCCAGTAAAATGCAAGAGGATATTGCATAATCGAACAAAACACACCTAAAACCTCTTTGTACTGAATATGGGACAGGTAACAATGGACTTCAGTgacaatatttttctattttgacaTAGATGCAAGAAATAGTACCAATCTTCAAtggctttttcttaaaatattgtttaattaATGTACTACTTGTTAATTAAGAACAAATTGATTCTCTTCCATGATTCTTTATTTGGTTTCACATCTGTCTTCCTTACAGACAGGCATCAATCAGTATCTTCATTGAACGCACATCAGTGTGTTCAATGTGACCAAAATCATTGCTCATCCAGGATTAGATTCACATATTAACTTGTGAATAGCCTAAAACTTGAGTTAGGTTTCCATTTACGTGTCTACATTCAGGAGTCACTGTGTCCCTGTTGCCTAGGGCTTGATTTTGGTAACATGAATAGAAGGTACAGGAGAAAGAGGGGATGTCACAGTTGTATCCCTCTGTCTAGTAACATCCCATTGGATTAtttgaaagcattaaaatggaTAGGACGTTTAAAGAACCAAACCTGCTCCACCAGCGGGGATTATCACAGTCTTATTTCCAAAAGTCTGCCGTGCAACCTGCTTCACTTTTCCTGCATGGGAGCGGGATACAATAATCCTTGGAGTTTTCTCATTGTAGGAGGAACGAGCTTTCACGTTTGACCCGCCATCCACCATTGCCCAAGCTACAAGAGAAACACAAATTCTGCTAAGCTTTACACTTAACAGAGGCTGCCTTTTGTAGAGATAAAAGGATATCTACCTGAAATAATGAGAGAGATCCCTCCTTCTGACTGAATTTCCCTTTGTAACAGTGAGAGTTAGAGCTGACCCAAGGAACAGGCACATGTCCATGTGTGCACAGGAGCAcgggggaaaaagaaatagctcTTCCCCACACATGCACAATCTGAGTCTCTGTGACATTACTTCATGCCTGAATATGCTTGTGACACAATTGCAAAATCagaataagaaggaaaaatcccaagaattaatatttaaaactcGCAATTGGAAAGCCACAAAAATTCAGAAGATAGCTCTGCGCCAAACACATATCCAAATTTCCtcaaaaaacactttcataaaaacaaaaagccccacTGCCCTTCAAAAGAGAATATGGAGGATCAAAAATGTTACCTTAAGTCTTCTTGCTCAGAAGGATAATAATGAATAAGGAAGTGAAAATATCTGATAGTGTGTTTTGGAGCAATGGATTTAGAATATGCAGCCTCCCACTTGCTTTATCATGAAATTCAAAGCCAAGGTTGGAAGTTGGCATCCCCTAACCACTAATTTGACATTTACTTAGCAGACTAACCAGCAATTTTATCTCAGTAGAGGGCCAGATTGTATGGCAACAGAATGAGCTATGTGTATTAACGATAGTGACTGCCTTTTATTGCTTTATATTGGTGTGGTACTACAATCCTATTCACAACACATTGGTACTTCCAGCTTGGAAAATGAATACTTTTCACATGGAATAACAGAATTAATTGCATTTCACCTAATGCCATGTCTGAACATGTCATATTTTACTGCTGTTAAAGGAGTTAAGTTCTCAAAATTATGGTGctgaaaaacagcactgaaatacaGACAGTTTCTGTGCCAGAATTACTGCATAATTTTACAACTCTAGAGGTCAGTATTGCctaagggaaaaacaagaagtGAAATTCTTGTTTTAAGTGTATAGTATAGAAGATGTGAACACTGAAACTACTTTGAAACATTCAGAAGTACGCAAACACAGAGTGCCAAACTTTTAGCCATCCTCACTGATACATCATTAGTACTAAAGATTTAATTAGGCCGGGGTTGTGCATTAACAGCATGTCAGATATTCAATAAGGCTATGTTAGACAGTCTTGCCTGATGCATACACACAGTTGCCATTAAGATCCTTTGTGTTATCCCCATTGAATAAACACCGGCTCCTAGCTGTAAATTTATGGATCCaagttctgctgctgcatgAACCAAGTAGACTAAAGACTAACAGCACACTTAAGAGCAGTCAGTATGCACAGGTTTCACTTTCTTTGGTTTGGTGTAAGTGCTCCTAATGAATGAAGCTTAATTGTTAAACATAGTTTCAGTtacattgtttgttttaaaggcattattttttaatgttaaacacaggcagcattttcctttgtggttTTACAGTACAGAACACCTTGATGGCTCTAACGCTAAGGTCTGCAGCAGTGTTCTTTTGCACCGTGGTACTATCTTCCTCGTTTGTATCTACAGACATTCTCTCAAACattgtgttttaattaacaCTATGATTGAAGAAGTCAGAAATACACGAAGGGACAAAGGTACCTGTATATGCCGAGAATGGCTTATGTATCACTCCTATTACTGGTTTACCATTTACAGCCACACAAACCATCGTTGTGACATACTGCCGAAGATCCTCTGTGGGCAAAATGAGAGGGAGCAGGTTTATGGACAGacattaagaacaaaaaaaagaaagcagaccTAACATTACAGAAACATTGCTCTTTGAAGACAAGCCTAATTTCTAACTCTTACAATTATGTAACTTTGTTGTATTTTCAAACCTTGATAACCTTGCAGTTATCAAAAGATTTTGAAGACTTTTGAGCTTTCCAGCactttttcttgttcagcagATGTACCCCATACTCCTAACCAGAGTTAATGCTAAGAACTGTGTCTCCTACAAGATGTACATTCACAGAAATCTTTGTCCTTAAATTCTCCCTTCCATGCCCCTTGCCCTATCCTCTATTGGTCCAAAGCTGAAAAATTCAAACACTGAAGAACATTCACCTGAAAAGGTGATGGTATCAATGAAAtattcacacaaaaaaatccccatCAAGTTGTGTTTGTTCTGCAGTATTTATCAGCTAGAATTTTAGTTGCGTTGCCCTAAGCTGCTCATGCGACATCTTAAAACGTATGAAAAAGAGGGAGActgaattatgtattttaaactgtaaCAAAAACGTTTTTATCTCAAGTTaagattaatatattaatttatccTTCCctttacagaaattaataaaaaaaagagatatttaaTGTTGCCACAGTagtaactgaaataaagaaatgtaaagaaatgtgCAATTCCAACAGAATCCATATATAAGAGTTACCATTCATTTTAgcaattatttaattataagGAATACCAAAGTTATCAGAGTTGGCACACACAAAAGTAAATGCTACAATCTGACAGCTACTGATATTTCTTCATACAATTTCTTCAATTATATCCCCCTAGCTGTAATATAGCACACTTGAACAAGAGATGCCACTTTAAATACTTACTATTTTGTCTCCAGTATAAAAGGCAGACATCAGAATTACACACATGATTTGTCAACAAGAATCAGCTACCTGTGTATTCTTGTGTAGCATCTAATGGATCGATCCAGACAGTAACACTTTCTGCTGGAACCTCTTTaggctgtattttttgttttatctcttcAGGTATACTGTGATCCCAAGAGACTGTCTCCTGATCAGCTGTATCAACACGTTCTTCAGAGTTTATCTGTAAGACAACAAAGGTAGGCACATTAGTTTATCATATGCAGCAGCTGTGGTACTGGGAAAATTACAGGTGTGTTcatgtattttctctctcccttcacCTCAAGCTAAAAGAGCATGAACTGTTTTAGGAACGAACATTTTTCCGGATCTGAAAATCTACCAACACCATTCaccaaacaatgaaaaaaacagaattcaaagtTTTGCTGTGAACTACACCACAGCTGGACACCATTTATCTGGCTGCAACGCTTTCTACGGAACACTAATTGTAGGAATTGCAGTTTTACATCAGAATTTAAATGCAGTTGCTTCAAAGACTACAAACAGAACATTCAATTCTGGACACTTGTACAGTGCACAGCTATAGTTGGGGTCAAATATCGCACTTACACAGATCAGTAAATGCAGATTCAAATTCACAAACATTttagcaataaatatttcacagacTGTGGTATGACTTCGGGGAGTAAGAATTCTAGGTTGCATTCCTGCTTCTGACATTGAGTTATGACTAGCAATTTAAGCAGCTCACCTGGATGTAACCTTGACACAACTGTCAGATGtgtgttattttataaacaagTTAATAATGCTTCTTGTCTGTCTTTAGGGTAGGTTGAGCTAAGAACCTAAAGTGACCCAtaaggaacattttaaaacatcagtcAAATGTCATATTTAACCTTACTGTCACTTGTTGCCTAGCGTCATGAGTTTTATTCTTGATCAGAGagcatttcatagaatcacagaaagaaagcactcatgggcagggacatctttcACCAGatcaggctgctcaaagccctcTCCAACCAAACGCTGAACACTGCCAGGGAcgggacatccacagctttaACTGGGAAACGTGCCAGTACCTTACCACTCTCACGTGAAAGTTCAGTTCCTTCTACACAATTTAAATctgccctcttttagtttaaaaccattaccccttgtgTTATTACTACATGCCTTAGTAAGAAGtcttcctttgtctttcttACAAGCACCCTTTGTATATTGAAAGGCTGCTGTTAAggtctctccagagccttctcttttgcaggttgaacaaccccaagtccctcagcctgtcttcacaggagaggtgctccagcccctctgaTCATCCCCACGGCCCTTCCCCGGACTCACCCTAACAGCCCCAcgtcctccttgtgctggggccccagagctggacacagcACTACAGGAGGGGTCTCACGAGAGTAGAGGGGGAAAACACATCCCTCAATCTGCTGGCCATCcatcttttgatgcagcccaggatgtggttggctttctgggctgcaagcacactgAACTTTTAGGACATTTTGGAAATTACAAACCCAAGTTTTTTTTACTCTCACTAACTTTAGAGGTGGGTTTAATCTAACATAATTCTAAAGGGATCTTGTATTGACTAGTTCTGATGTCCAGTCAAGGCTAAATGGCAGGCATGTATGGGATGCAAGGTGTCTACAGACCTACAACCACCTATTTCCCCTTACTTACTGCAGACGGAGTCTAGACTATTAGCTTAGATACAGATATCTGACTGCTAGAGCAGATAAATATGCTATGACTAAAATTAACTTTAGATGTGGTAGGCAAGTGACATtgaaaagtaaggaaaataaagaaaatcaggtTATGTTTGAATGTAACAGACTTTGTATCAGCAGGATTTTTACATAATTCACATCACAACAAGAAAAGACATCACACCTCAATTCTAACAGATTATTAGCAAAGGGTAAAGGGCCGCCTTGTCcaagagaatttaaaaaaagaagcaagcagaactgcagcaacTCCGGCCATACGTCATAGCCGTCTTTTCATGTAAAACCAGTATTTGAAGCACTGCATGCCAAACAGAGCCCTTGAAGTTGCCGTGACATTTACAAATTAAACATCCGCCATTGTACAATCAACCTGATGATTGTTTTCTCCCCTGGGGGTAATGGTCCTGGAAAAATCAAGAATAGTAGTTCTACAGACTTGGCAAGCTCAACACAAGCTCCTGGCAGTTCAAGTTCCACCATGGCAAATCAAGCACCACCATAAGaagtcacattaaaaaataaataaaaaatcctcaaCAGAATAAAGGTTGTCTCCAAGAAGTAACGAGGGTTGGAATCAAtcctaagaaagaaaaaaaataatctcttgtTAAACCTGTTGTAACattacagtaaaatgaaaaggcTCAAAGTATCTGAAAGACATTGTTTTCAAAGACTCCCTGCTAGTTCAACATTTGTAATGGTGGCCATGACGCTGCAGCATTTGTAATGCTAGCTAGCGGTCTCTCTCAACAGCCGTAATTTATctaccaggaaaagaaaaaggaggataAGAAGATAGCAATGTGGTTGCAGAGATCCCATGATACTAGCTCCATTTGCTGGTCTCTTCCTCTGCGGGCCACTAGCTCTCCCACTCATATTACCATTTACTCTGTACCCTTAGCCGAGCATCAGTCATAGGTTAATTAGAAATTCACAGCCATTCCACCACGTGGttactagatttttttaaaatatattgttaggAACCTACATTACAGGCTTTGTACGACATGGTTGCCTTATAGAGGATCACCAGCCCTTAAAACTGGgaacttcatttatttctaatgaattagaatataacaataaaacaaatctttgtGTCAAGATGATGGCATACCTTACTGCTTGATTTTCAGTTCCTCCTTCAGTTGGAAGCCTCCAGAGGCCATGACCTTACCtttcaatattttctaaagTGATAAAGACATGTTGTCAAGTCTTCACTCAGAAATCAGGAGTAGTTATGGTAGATAGACAAACACAATGCCAAATCTTTTTGTCAAAGCTTGTTACAGCAACATATTCTCAGCGAAACTGCTGTGTTACTGTACGTAATTGTAAAGCTCCAAGTCTGTACACTTGCTATCACATAGATAACTTTGCCAGCTGTGGTGGctttacccagctgggcagccaagctccaccacaacctctctcacttcccctcctcgAACGGAAAGGggcagaaaatatgatggaaagggctcaagggttgagataaggactgggagatcactcaacagtcATTGTCAAGgccaaaataaattcagcatagggtgattaatataatttattacctattactaacaagttagagcagtgagaaaaacaaattaaaaaaaaaaccctaaggACACCTTCTGTCTgctcccatccaccctcttccacctcctccccccgagcagtgcagagaacagggaatgggggctgcggtcagtccctgacgcttcatCCACACCACTCCCTCACGGTCcatctctgcccctgctccccgtggggtccctcccacgggatgccgtccttccccaactgagcctgcgggggctgcccacaggcagcagctcttcaagaactgctcccacaccgctctgtaccacggggtccatcccccaggagcaaactgctccagcacggggcccccatgggcagcagctccccccagacccctgctcctgcgtgggctcctctccacgggctgcagctctggcccgggtcctgctcctgcgggggctctccatgggccgcagcctcctccaggccacatccacctgctccaccgggggctcctccatgggctgcagcgtggagatctgctccgtgtgggacccatgggctgcagggggacagcctgctccaccaggggcctctccacagcccgcaggggaactgctgctgcctgcctggagcacctcctgccctccttggggtctgcagggctgcttctcacttctccctcccagctgatgttgcacagcaggttttttgCCCTTCCTTAACTCtcctctcacagaggtgcaaacaacatcgcttattggctcagctctggccagcagcaggtccctttggagcaggctgaaactggcccttatcaaacatggggcagcttctggacttttctcacagaggccacccctgcaaccccccactaccaaaaccttgccacgtaaacccaatatCCCTACTCCTAAGAGTCAGATTTAAATAGAACCCATTGTCCAAGAATTTGAGGCAGCaggcagaagacaaaaataatggGCTACTGCAATTCAGTCACCTAATAATAGCTGCAAGCAGTAAGAGCTGGTGTCAGAAGTTCTGCCTGCTGCCCACTGACACAGAGCTTAACAGTTTCAATAATCTTCCCCAATTATGTTTGAAGGGAAAGTTCTCCTCACAAAGAAGAGCTGCATCAAACACTGAGATTTAAAACAACATATGTAAATCAGTGAACAGACTACTGCTGAAATGTCGACAAAAAAGTTACTTTATGAATTAGGTAATCTGACTGATTTTTGCCAGTGCAGAACCTCCTAAAATGGGTCAGAAACATTTAGGCATCCTGGAACGAGTGAGGTGTGCTGCTCTCAGGAGCCAGAAGAGGTTCAACAGCAATGCCTGGATCAGATCGAGGTGAGCCTTTCAAAATACGGAGCCATTCCCAAGCCTAAGGAAGCTAATCCACCACACAGAAGGCACTCTCCTCCTGCATGCTGGAGAGGAAAACCTGGGTCTGCTTGCTcaagaggaaggcagagaacTCCACAGCATGCTACAGAGCTGTGTGGATGAATTCAATGCTCTGGGTGAGCAGCCAGCAGTCCCAACTACATGCAGGCTTCAGGGCAGCTCACAGAGGCTCACTGCCCTGCGTGGGACTGGTGTCCACCAGCACTTCACCGGGGCTCCATGGCCACTCGCCACCCAGGAAACCATCCTCAATACCAGCTGTGTGGCTGGGGTGAGGTGACCAGCCTCAAGCTGCATGGTCTGAAAGAGCCGGGCACGGAAGTAGTTCTGCCTCTGAACTCACCcattaaagagaaattaaactgaaaatctaCACTGGAGAAGTTAGATAGAAATTTCTATTTGAATACATCAAAGATTTTTAAGATacacagctttttcctttttaaaagtaaataccTGAAAATGCAATGCTTCTCTTAGAAAgcattttggattttatttcaatttattactcttcctccttccccgAATCCTCATCCATCCAAATATGACATACTTGTTATCtatgaaaataatcaaaatctCTTGAAGAAGAGATGAGGTAGCATATATGTTTACTCCTGGAAGTGTTAGTATCCCCATCTGTTAATTGAATTCTCTCAAATCCAAatctaaatgcttttttattagaataga
Proteins encoded in this window:
- the BPNT2 gene encoding Golgi-resident adenosine 3',5'-bisphosphate 3'-phosphatase, which gives rise to MAPMGIRLSPLGMAVFCLLGLGVLYHLYSGFLAGRFAFFMLSEPAAGGAEPPRGSAAAVDLRELLAVSVLAAVRGGEEVKRVREGNVLNEKAKGKTREGAEEKLTSGDLLSNRRMYHLLQAAFPGVQINSEERVDTADQETVSWDHSIPEEIKQKIQPKEVPAESVTVWIDPLDATQEYTEDLRQYVTTMVCVAVNGKPVIGVIHKPFSAYTAWAMVDGGSNVKARSSYNEKTPRIIVSRSHAGKVKQVARQTFGNKTVIIPAGGAGYKVLALLDVAEKNQEEADVYIHVTYIKKWDICAGNAVLRALGGHMTTLTGEEISYTGSDGNEGGLIASINMNHKALIEKLPDLEKTSHKLD